Proteins from a genomic interval of Aspergillus flavus chromosome 7, complete sequence:
- a CDS encoding FluG family protein: protein MVKHNKPFSAPKDQINIVPNRGLPEGRSLSGSVYLKPDILSIRRRSDPDQARAVAMHWWVYQDGLPVEQCARSKLQSLTDRIQQETRFSILVGFGVGLIQMQPVTTNPEVQYEPNNTIIS, encoded by the coding sequence ATGGTTAAACACAATAAACCATTCTCTGCCCCCAAAGATCAGATCAACATCGTCCCCAACAGGGGTCTCCCTGAAGGACGTTCTTTGAGCGGTTCGGTCTATCTCAAGCCAGACATCCTATCCATCCGTCGCCGATCAGATCCCGACCAAGCCAGAGCTGTTGCTATGCATTGGTGGGTGTACCAGGATGGATTACCCGTGGAGCAATGCGCTCGGTCAAAGCTGCAAAGCCTAACAGACCGGATCCAGCAGGAAACCAGGTTCTCTATATTAGTCGGGTTTGGAGTGGGGTTGATTCAAATGCAACCTGTGACCACCAACCCAGAAGTGCAATATGAACCTAATAACACGATCATTTCTTGA